The genomic DNA CCCCTTCACGGCGAATCCGGCAAACTGGACCTGCCCATCATGCCCGACTACTGCGCCTGGCGGGGGGCCATGCTCAAACGAAAGGTAATCGCCGGACATGTCAGGCATTTCCGCAGGCAGGACCGTGAGGCCTTCGGGGCCACCGGAGCCAAGTCGGTCATGATCGTGCCGGTCTTCGCCGGGGACTCCCTGTGGGGCGTCATGGGGCTGAGCGAACACCGCAGCGAGCGGGATTGGCTGCCCGTGGAGATCGAGTCCATGATGCTGGCGGCCAACCTGTTCGGCTCGGCCATTCACCATGGGGAAATGAGCCGCGAGATCATGGAGGCGAACAGGGCCGCCGAAGAGGCGTCCCGGGTCGCTCGCGAGGCGAGCATGGCCAAGTCCATGTTCCTTGCCAACATGAGCCACGAGATCCGCACCCCCATCAGCGGCGTCCTCGGCATGACCGAGATGATGCTCACCACCGGCCTGACCGGGGAGCAGCGGGAGCATATGGACATGATCCGCGACGCGGGCAATTCCCTGCTGAACATCATCAACGACATCCTGGACATCTCCAAGATCGAGGCGGGCAGGATGGAGCTCAAGCCAGAGGACTTCACCCTCCGCACTACCCTGGAAACCTGCGTGCGTTCTTTCGGTCCCCAGGCCGAGCGCAATGGGCTGGCCTTCCGCCATTCCGTGGCCGAGGACGTGCCCGCCCGGCTCAACGGCGACCCCGACCGGCTGGGCCAGGTCCTGTGGAACCTCATAGGCAACGCCCTCAAGTTCACTCCGCGCGGGCTGGTGGAGCTGACCGTGGACGTCCTGCGCCGCGAGGCCGGGCGCGTCTGCCTGCGGTTTACGGTCCGCGATACCGGGATCGGCATCCCCGAAGACAAGCTCGACGCGATCTTCGACAGCTTTACCCAGGCGGACGGTTCCCGGCGCAAGAGGCATCAGGGCACCGGCCTCGGCCTGACCATATCCCGCCAACTGGTGGAGATGATGGGCGGCGAGATCGGCGTTTCGTCCGTCGAGGGACAGGGCAGCGTCTTCACCTTCACGGCCTGGTTCGGCCTGGCCGGAGGACCGGAAGCCGTGGCGGAACCGGCGGCCCCTCTCCCTTCGAAAAGCCTGCATTTGAATGTCCTGCTCGCCGACGACAACATCATCAACCGGAAGTATCTGCGTCATTTCCTGACCCTGTTCGGCCATTCCGTGAGCACGGCGGAAAACGGAGCCGAGGTCCTGAATCATCTTCGGAGCGGGGGCCGGACTTTCGATGTGGTCCTTATGGACGTCCAGATGCCCGAGATGAGCGGGCTGGAGGCCACCCGGGCCATTCGGGAGTCCGATGGCATGTTGTTCGACCGCGATATCCCCATTATCGCCCTGACCGCCTACGCCATGAAGGGCGACCGGGAACGGATGCTCGAAGCGGGCATGAACGGCTATGTCAGCAAACCCGTGGATATGCACGAGCTTTCCGATACCATTGCCCGGTGCCTGGCCGACAGGGCACCCGCGGACGGGGAAGCCCGCCGCGCTGCGCCGTCGACGCTCCCGGAGCTTGAGACGGGCGGGGTCGCTCTCGACGTGGACGGCCTGAGAAAACGGTTTCACGGCGACATGAAGCTGTTCAAGGATATCCTGGACCTCTTTCTTATCGAGGCCGAGACCAAACGCGCGGAGTTTGAGCGGGGGATCGAAGCCATGGACGCTCAGGTTTCGGCCGAGGCCCTGCATTCCATCACCAACATAGCCAGCCATGTGCTGGCCATGGAGGTGGTCAACCTATCTCGTTTGTTGGAAAGATATTGCTATTCAGGCGAGATGGGCGCGGTCAGGGAAGGGGCCAAGGAGCTTCTGCCCCTTTTCGACGCCCTGGTCCGGGCCGTGGCGGCCGAGGCCGCCCGGCTGTAATTCGTTGCAATTTACGGACTTGCGAGGTAGGTATAGTTCACTGTTTCCATTCTGGAAATCGCTGTACAGGAGGTAGCCGATGCTGGTCAGAGACTGGATGACGGTCAACGTCATCGCCCTGGGAGTGAATTCCTCGGTGCTGGACGCGGCCGAGATACTGCGGGAAAAGAACATTCGACAGTTTCCGGTCATCGACAGCGCGGGCAGCCTGGTGGGCATTGTTTCCGACCGGGATATCCGTGACGCCATGCCGTCCAAGTTCATCCCCGGCGACGCCGTGGTTGAAAGCGGCGGCGGCTTGTACACCCTTACCGCCGGGGACATCATGACCCTGGACCCGGTCTCCGTGCCGTCGGATGCGGCCATGAACGAGGTGGCCGGCATCCTGGTCAAGCACAAGGTCGGCGGCCTGCCCGTTGTTGACGACGGACGCCTCATGGGCATCATCACCCAGCTCGACGTGCTTCGGTTCCTCTGCGCCTCGGCCGGATCGGCCCGGGGCGGCGTGCAGTTCGGCATCCGCATGGAGGGCTCCGAAGGCTCCCTGGCCGACCTGCTCTGCGACCTGCGTTCCGAGGGCATCGTCTTTACCAGCGTGTTCACCGCCGTGGACCCCGGCCGGACCGGCTCCCGCAACGCCTACGTCTCCATAGCCGACCTCGGCGACAAATCCGTGGAAGAGGTCGTTGAGCTCATCCAGCGCAAGTACGCGCTGCTTTTCTACGTCGCCGAAGGCGTGACCGTCGATTTGGTGTAACCGTCTTCGCCCTCCTCCTGCGGGGAGGACTTATCCCCCCGGGAATGCTTTTTTGGGGGGGAATCATCCCTTTTGTTCCCTGAAGAAGAACAGGCTATCCGATCCGCCGCCCTGCGGCGTTGTCGGCGGGCGTCCTCGCGTGCCCTGTGTGCGCCTCGCGCAGGCGTTTTTCGTTCCGCGAAGCCCTGGCGCGAAGCGGACGGGCAGGGAGGAAAGGATGTGACGGACAGTAAGAAGGGGAGAGGGACGCCTTGAACAAGGTCTTCCCTCTCCCCTTCTTTCAGTCTTCGGTCGGTTGGAAAGTCGGTCGGTTCCCTCGGTGTTAACCGTCCAGGGCGTTGCGGACGACTTCGACGAGGCGGCGGGTGTCGATGGGTTTGGTGAAGGTGTCGAGCACGTCATAGACCTTGGCGAGTTCGACGATGGCTTCGGGGTTGAAGGCTTCGCCGCCGGAGATGGCGATGAACTTGTGCGAGCTGTCGGCCTTGATGAGTTCGCCCATGACCTGGAGGCCGCCTTTTTTCGGCAGGAAGATGTCGATGATGGAAAGGTCTATGGGGTTTTCGCGACAGATATGGATGGCCTCTTCGCCGTCCGCTGCTTCGATCACGTTAAAGCCTTCGGCTTCGAGAACGGATTTGAGCAGTTCCCGAATCATGGGCGCATCGTCGACGACGAGAATGGTTTTCATGGTTTGCTCCTTTATCTTTCAGGGAGAGGATTCGCTGCCTGCTCCTGAACACTTGCGATGTAGTTTAGCGCGGACCGGACGTCGGATTCAAGAATTTTCAATTCCTTTTCAGCGGAGGACGAATCCTTCTGGCGGCAGAGGTATTCCATTTGTTCGGCAATGGCCCCGAGCCTGCGCGCGCCCACCGTGCGGGCCGCGCCCTTGATGGAGTGAGCCAGCCGCTTGGCGTTTGTCCAGTCACCGGTATGGAACCGCTCAACGAGTTCGTCGAGATCTCCGGGAACGTCGCGCAGGAATATCTCGTCCATGCGGGCGAGGAGGTCCCGTTTGCCGCCGAGCATTTCCAGGGCGCTGGCCCGGTCGAAGGGCTTGGCCGGAGCGTTTTGTCCGCGCTCCTCATTCAGGGTGGGGATAGCCGCGGGCCGGCCGTTTATGGCTCTGGCTATGGTGTTGTAGAAATCCCGCATTTTGATGGGCTTGCCGATGTAGTCGTTCATGCCCGCTTCGAGGAACCGTTCACGGTCGCCCTTGAGGGCATGGGCTGTCAGGGCCACGATGGGGATGTTCGGGTCGAGAGCCCCGGAGTTCGGGTCGCGGATGGCCCGGGTGGCCGAAATACCGTCCATGATGGGCATTTGGATATCCATGAGCACCAGGTCGAAAGGGGACTCCCGCAGGGCGTTGAGGGCTTCGATGCCGTTGTTCACGGCCAGGACGCGGTGCCCCTGCTCGGTGAGGAGTGTTCCGGCCAGTTCCCGGTTGAGCGGGTTGTCGTCGGCCAGCAGGACGGCCATGGGCGGAATGCTCGGGGCCGGGACTTCGGCTTCCAGGCGTTCCCGTTCCACGGCGGCGGGATCGCCCACCTTGAGGTCCGAGGTGAAGGAGAAGGTGCTGCCCCGCCCCTCTTCGCTTTGCAGGGAAAGCTCGCCGCCCATCAGCTCCACCAGCAGTTGGCAGATGGCCAGGCCCAGGCCCGTGCCGCCGTATTTGCGGGTGATGGAGTCGTCGGCCTGGAGGAAGGACTGGAAGATATCCTTCCGCTTGTCTTCAGGAATGCCGACCCCGGTGTCGGCCACGGAAAATTCAAGGGTGATGGGATCGCCCGGGGTGAGGATTCCGGCGGGAGAGATGGGCCGGACGTTCACGGT from Desulfovibrio sp. Fe33 includes the following:
- a CDS encoding CBS domain-containing protein, with amino-acid sequence MLVRDWMTVNVIALGVNSSVLDAAEILREKNIRQFPVIDSAGSLVGIVSDRDIRDAMPSKFIPGDAVVESGGGLYTLTAGDIMTLDPVSVPSDAAMNEVAGILVKHKVGGLPVVDDGRLMGIITQLDVLRFLCASAGSARGGVQFGIRMEGSEGSLADLLCDLRSEGIVFTSVFTAVDPGRTGSRNAYVSIADLGDKSVEEVVELIQRKYALLFYVAEGVTVDLV
- a CDS encoding response regulator — translated: MKTILVVDDAPMIRELLKSVLEAEGFNVIEAADGEEAIHICRENPIDLSIIDIFLPKKGGLQVMGELIKADSSHKFIAISGGEAFNPEAIVELAKVYDVLDTFTKPIDTRRLVEVVRNALDG
- a CDS encoding ATP-binding protein, translated to MARDVSLQKDFEEFLFKRDAVLQVLANFASRFLRDAEWNEGVAEALAKLGKVADVTRIYLLEKCERDGGDDPILHSEWGADWLKPLHGESGKLDLPIMPDYCAWRGAMLKRKVIAGHVRHFRRQDREAFGATGAKSVMIVPVFAGDSLWGVMGLSEHRSERDWLPVEIESMMLAANLFGSAIHHGEMSREIMEANRAAEEASRVAREASMAKSMFLANMSHEIRTPISGVLGMTEMMLTTGLTGEQREHMDMIRDAGNSLLNIINDILDISKIEAGRMELKPEDFTLRTTLETCVRSFGPQAERNGLAFRHSVAEDVPARLNGDPDRLGQVLWNLIGNALKFTPRGLVELTVDVLRREAGRVCLRFTVRDTGIGIPEDKLDAIFDSFTQADGSRRKRHQGTGLGLTISRQLVEMMGGEIGVSSVEGQGSVFTFTAWFGLAGGPEAVAEPAAPLPSKSLHLNVLLADDNIINRKYLRHFLTLFGHSVSTAENGAEVLNHLRSGGRTFDVVLMDVQMPEMSGLEATRAIRESDGMLFDRDIPIIALTAYAMKGDRERMLEAGMNGYVSKPVDMHELSDTIARCLADRAPADGEARRAAPSTLPELETGGVALDVDGLRKRFHGDMKLFKDILDLFLIEAETKRAEFERGIEAMDAQVSAEALHSITNIASHVLAMEVVNLSRLLERYCYSGEMGAVREGAKELLPLFDALVRAVAAEAARL